One region of Lathamus discolor isolate bLatDis1 chromosome 2, bLatDis1.hap1, whole genome shotgun sequence genomic DNA includes:
- the RBM12B gene encoding RNA-binding protein 12B encodes MAVVIRLQGLPVVAGPADIRRFFLGLNIPDGGVHIIGGEIGEAFIIFATDEDARRAMSCSGGFIKDSRIELFLSSKAEMQNTIEMSRKRFDRGGRENMAGSRRTGTNGAGVGDMPHLVTPFPKGMNKPGYGPPNHPEAGFHANGARHGNIGMPKSNYPSRKACHPFNPDDLYLFLRGIPYSATEDEVRAFLSGLHVDGVIMIKHRNGLNNGDCLVRFATPGDALEGLKRHRQYMGQRFIEISPSTEERWIEYGGRVDMPDEIDDFFCEDHSPRSSGYMHSRKHSHSRSPRRQRTRSRSSPNQEYYIHLRNLSTNLEKRDLRDFFPDLDICSQQIKLLTDKHQRRTRDAFVMLRSERDYQAALECHRKVLLNRPVYIFPISRKSMLKIIDSCERKRSQDRDHLGQAIPEKSYREGHSGPKTCIYVRNFPFDVSKIEVQKFFERFDIDEDDIYLLYDDKGVGLGEALVKFKSEEQAMKAENLNRRRFLGTEVLIRLISEDQMQKFGVNVPLSAPNEMQGNSRPYDRGPVGSPSGPPQGPPMHSFGPPGNFRHPSEFRNPPEDFMCPPNDFRGPPPLMDFGGDSEPFGRMEFGNNKMGGFPEGRFMPDPNFSGGSEHVVPIRLKNLPFKATPNEILDFFYGYRVIPESVSVQYNEQGLPSGDAIVAMTNYEEAMAAINELNDRPIGQRKVKLSLL; translated from the coding sequence ATGGCTGTAGTCATCCGTTTACAGGGGCTTCCTGTTGTTGCGGGTCCTGCAGATATTCGTCGTTTCTTCTTGGGATTGAATATTCCTGATGGAGGTGTGCATATTATTGGAGGAGAGATTGGGGAGGCTTTTATTATATTTGCAACAGATGAAGATGCACGGCGTGCCATGAGCTGTTCAGGAGGGTTTATCAAGGACTCGCGCATAGAGCTGTTTCTcagcagcaaggcagagatGCAGAATACCATAGAAATGAGCCGGAAACGATTTGACCGTGGGGGACGAGAAAATATGGCTGGCTCTAGAAGAACAGGTACTAACGGTGCTGGTGTTGGAGACATGCCGCATTTAGTCACACCTTTTCCCAAAGGAATGAATAAACCTGGTTATGGTCCTCCAAATCATCCGGAGGCTGGTTTCCATGCCAATGGTGCAAGGCATGGTAATATAGGTATGCCTAAATCAAACTATCCGTCAAGAAAGGCATGTCATCCATTTAACCCAGATGATCTTTACTTATTTCTACGTGGTATACCTTACTCTGCAACAGAAGATGAAGTACGTGCTTTCCTTTCTGGGCTACATGTGGACGGAGTGATTATGATAAAGCATCGCAATGGCTTAAACAATGGCGATTGCTTGGTAAGATTCGCTACGCCAGGTGATGCCTTAGAAGGACTTAAACGTCACAGACAGTACATGGGTCAGAGGTTCATAGAAATTAGCCCATCTACAGAGGAACGGTGGATTGAATATGGTGGCAGGGTGGATATGCCAGATGAAATTGATGACTTCTTCTGTGAAGACCATTCGCCAAGAAGTTCAGGCTACATGCATTCAAGGAAGCATTCTCATTCACGATCACCAAGGAGACAAAGAACACGTTCTCGTTCGTCTCCCAACCAGGAATATTACATACACTTAAGAAATCTATCTACTAATCTGGAGAAAAGAGATttgagagatttttttcctgacctGGATATATGCAGCCAACAGATCAAGCTTCTAACAGATAAGCATCAGAGGAGGACTAGGGATGCCTTTGTGATGTTAAGGAGTGAGAGAGATTATCAGGCTGCTTTGGAATGTCACAGAAAGGTTCTTCTCAATCGTCCTGTTTACATTTTTCCAATTTCAAGAAAGTCAATGTTGAAAATAATTGACTCTTGTGAGAGGAAAAGATCACAGGACAGAGATCATCTTGGACAGGCCATACCAGAAAAAAGTTATCGGGAAGGTCATTCCGGCCCTAAGACATGCATTTATGTAAGGAATTTTCCATTTGATGTGTCAAAAATTGAAGTACAAAAGTTCTTTGAGAGATTTGACATTGATGAAGATGATATTTACTTGCTCTATGATGACAAAGGAGTTGGGCTGGGAGAAGCATTAGTGAAGTTTAAATCTGAAGAACAAGccatgaaagcagaaaacttaAATCGTCGGAGATTCTTGGGAACAGAGGTATTAATAAGACTTATATCTGAAGACCAGATGCAGAAGTTTGGTGTAAATGTACCATTGTCTGCACCAAATGAAATGCAGGGTAATTCACGTCCGTATGACAGAGGTCCAGTTGGCTCACCGTCTGGGCCACCACAAGGGCCACCTATGCATTCCTTTGGTCCCCCTGGAAACTTCAGGCATCCTTCTGAATTTAGGAACCCCCCCGAGGACTTCATGTGCCCTCCTAACGATTTTAGAGGTCCACCACCCCTCATGGATTTTGGTGGTGACAGTGAACCTTTCGGCAGAATGGAGTTTGGGAATAATAAAATGGGAGGTTTTCCTGAAGGAAGATTTATGCCAGATCCAAATTTCAGTGGTGGTTCTGAGCATGTTGTTCCTATTCGGTTGAAAAATTTACCTTTTAAAGCTACTCCTAATGAGATTCTGGATTTTTTCTATGGTTACAGAGTGATCCCGGAGTCAGTTTCTGTACAGTACAACGAACAAGGATTACCTTCAGGTGATGCCATTGTTGCTATGACAAATTATGAGGAAGCTATGGCTGCTATTAATGAACTGAATGATAGGCCGATCGGTCAACGGAAAGTTAAGTTGAGCTTGCTgtaa